The DNA segment TCTAATCTTCCATATGTGCCATCAGTGTCTTGCCTCCATGAAGGAGGGAAATTGCAGAGCCTACTCCTTCTGCCCTTTGCTCGACTGCAGTCTTCTTGCAGGGACAGAAATGTGTTGGCTGCTCACTTTCCCATGCCCCAGCCAGGTCCTGAGCCCTTTCAAGCCACCAGAAACAGGGTGAAATAAAGGGCACAGGGCTGTTCAAGCTGCAAGTCACTAACACAGAAAAGAACACAAGAGGCTCAAGTTTATTGTTTCTGGCATGCGTGCTACTGGACACGCAGCCCAGTCTTCTTAAAGCCCCCAACTACTTTTCCCTTTGCCTGCCACCTCATGTGCCACGTTTTCACAGAGGAGTTAAAATGCCCCAGGATGTGGGCTCATGTAATGGAAACAACGACAGTTCTCTCTCCCTGTGAACTGCTGCACCAGAGACCACTTCCTTCAGGCAGGGCCTTGCTCTGCAGTGTTAGCCATCGCTCCACCACACAAGGCTGGCCTCAGAATTCCTTGTTCTAAGGTTTACAAGCTCACCacttccccccccaaaacacactATGAGTAGGGAGTGCCTTTTCCAGTGTTCCCATACAGGAACACAGACTATCGCGCTGTTTCACACCTAACATTGCATGTCAGTGATTCACAGTGGTACCAAAACCCACGACTGAACACTTGACTTTCTGCCCAAGGGCTGGAGCTGAAGCTGAGTGCTGGCCATGTAGGATCCATGTAAGTGAGGTCAGGAACTCTCAGCACATGGAGCAAAGACAAATAACATCCGCTGGCCAAGGGAAGCAGAACACGAGCACAGCGGGGCTGAGGCCTGAAGCAGTGAGGGGCAGGAGAATAGCATCAACTGTGCTGCCCGGTGCACTGCTCAGGAAGGATCCTGGATGCACCCACCAtggccagcacagagcagcacacagcttCTGCTCTCTTCACCTTCACTGCACGCACTGCTCTTCTGCTGACTGACATGAGGCTTGGTGTGATCTGAGAGGGCCACCTGCATTGGTGCATGCTGTTCTGCAGGGCTCCTGCAGGGATTAAAAGCCTTCAAGCACAACCACCCAGTTTTCAGAGTTTCTCTGCTCTGTCAGATGACCTAAACCCAGGACTTGGAAGTGAAATGCTTCCACAGAGAACATGGCCAAAGGTGGCAGCAAACCGGTTATTTCTGTGATAACCAACAGAGTAAGAGATTGTTAGTTCAACAGTGCTGTTACAAACCCCACAGCACTCTAAGGTTTTgctctctgtgcttctgtggcATTAATCCTGTTCACAATTACCTTTCTTTCCAGTAAATGTCCACGAGGGTGTTACTACTTAGAACATAGCAGTTTGCATCTCTTACAAAGAGCATACAATGATTTCAGTTTgccatttgctttcaaatgccTTAGTCTATATCATGAGTTCAGCAAAAATACCAAGATTGGTTTCTGCATCATCCACAGGCCCCTGTTCTTCACTGTGGTCCTTTGGGGAGGTGTGTGCTTCTTGTTCCTGAATggtcttcctctttctcctgcGAGTGTACACGCTGTGGTTCTTCCCCGTCTCCCCAGGTGAGTTGTCTGCACTGGTGGGAGCTTCCAAGGCCAACTCCAAGCATTTGTAGAATCTAGAAGCAAACAACCGTGTAGCTGTTATTTTTGTAGGTTTGCTCAGGATCTGCCCTGAGAAACTGATGCTTCTGTGCTATAACCAAAACGTGCTGCGAGAAGAAGATCTTGAATTGCAATGTTCTAGCCaacactggaagaaaaatcagaacTATCAGCACACATCTTGTGGATGTTCTTTGTAATGTAATGTTAGCAATCAGCCAGTGGACGTGCTCATGTGCCATTAAGTCCCTGTTAATCTTACAGAAACCATACACTGGGACCAAGATAAATGTCTGATGAAGATTGACATTAATGATCAGACAGACTGCTACTATTAGCAATTCCTTTTAACTTTAACAACTAGAGAGATCTCAAACCTATACACAGTGAAACGCTTGTTTAATTCGGTATCAAGGCCATACAAAAAGAAGCTGCTCTTAGTCCATGTAGGGGTCTCTTCTTTGAGTCCTCATGCTCTTTGGCTTTTCAGCTTGTTCTGTTCCATAGCTGGAGACAAATGCAAAGAGCCAAAGCACCTGTAACCTTCCACTGTCCTCCTGAATCACCAATTTGGAAACTGTCAGAGGCTTTGGTGGATTAAAGTGTGTGTTGCAATCAGAGCGCTTCTGAAACAGTTACTGTTAACAGAGCTGTTATCATTAGACAAAGTAACGTAAGCTACTATTAATCAGTAAGAAACAGCCTGCAAACAGGTGTTGTTCATGCATTTTTGCTTGAGTGGTTTAGTTAGAGCTCAAAAAATCAATGGACATTGTATTTGAGACCTTGGGAAGCTGTCTGGTTTGGtggttggttttgtcttttcacaCCTGACAGACAGGACCAGTGTAATCTCACAAACCTGTCAATCCTCCAGGtgttttcttccatcttccGATTAGCAACGTCTATCAGAAATTCCACGTATTCCTCAGAGACCATCAATTTCCCCTTGTGGCTCAAGGGAACTTCCAAGCAGTGAGTGCTCCGGACTgcctaaacacacacacaggagaAGTTATGTAGAGtaaagggttttattttatgaagGTCATTTAAATAATATGGGGAGTTCATTACAGGAAAGAGCCCACTTAGCCACAGGATTGGTTAGTTTGCTGTCAACCAAAGCAGAAAGGTATTTCTTTGCTACAGCACACCCTGTGACAGCTGTCTGCCACTGCCCAGTTCACATCTTGCCTTGTATAAATCCAGGTTAATAGTAATGATATGATTTGGTTACATTCCTTACAGGGAAGTAGAAAAATCCTTACCATCAtgatttttcctcctcttccaacTGTAATACCAGAGTTCCTGAATCCTGAATTGACAGCCACTGAATGCTGCAGaacaaataaatgctttaaacaGGTATTGCACACTTTCACAGCAAGAAATAATTATGATGGGTTGCAATGCAACTTGCtatctcagcactgcaaaaaaTCTTATTCAATGCCATCTCCCCGTGAGTGCAATAACAGTTACACTGACATGTTTTTAAGATCAAACCCACACAAACCGTGGCTGATCCTCCAAGAACCACAATCACTCCTGAGTGTCTGATCTTAGTCCATCAGTGCAGATGGCACACGAATGTCTCTCGGGAGCTCCACTGTTTCAGCACATGAAGAGCTGGGAACTACACAGACATTGGTGCAACGCTTTTATAGCTAGAAGTGCAGCAGCACTGTAAAAGAAGCTAATCAGCTCCCTTCTACATTAATGAAGGAACAAACCCATCAAGCATCACTCTCCAGAGTCATTCTGGGGGAGCAGAAGGCAAAGGTACTGCTCCATTAGTTGAAACACTGGAGCCAAAATGCACGTAGAAACCCATCACTTTCAGCCAGCCAAAGCAACCCAGGCTCACTGGAGAAAATTTTGgagtaattttgttttctaaaagtCCAGCAGAATCTCTGCTAAGtctgaagctgttttcttcatCAGCTTGCTTTTCCTACCCTGGTTATGAAACATACAGCACATCTGGGACTACTCTCGAGTGCTGAAGCTTACTCAGGAGCAAATACTTCTACGTTAACAGCCAGGAATAGCACAGAACAACAGTGCAAGGTTGTTGTTAATGTAGTTTTACCAGAAGCTGAGCATCTTGCAGCTCTTGACATAGCACGTGAAGAATAAATGGTTCAAACTTGAGCACAACATCACCAGTGGCTTTCTCTAGGGCTGTCATCTGGAAAAGACACCAAAATGTTTATATTAACACTGCAAGTGTGTGCTGTTACTACagagcaaagaagaaaacaacagctaGTCAGTGTTGTGTGAAACAAGCATTGAAAATGCAGCAAATGAGTCCAAGAGACCAGGTTTGTTCAGCTGCTTTTGATTTCTCACAAATGTCATGGATTTCCAGGATGCTCTTGGCTAAACTGATCAGGTTTGATAGATTTATCACAAGATAGACTCTAAAATCTTGGAAAAGTGTGTTTccctgtttatttgtttgtacaTTCAAGCAAATGGATTTAGTCAGTCCAGCATGGGAAGCGCAGAGCCTTACTGCAACCAGGGGAAACCTGAGCACGGCTTACTGTGGGCTTTTATAGATTAcctttttaaactgttcttgaaACTCAGAGACATTGAGTTTCTGGTACATTCCTCAGCTTCAGAAAGCTTCCTGGGGGTCAGCAGATTAAACTCATGGCCTGACATACTTGATCACATTTTATTCCTAGTTTAAATAGCAATGCACAGCCTGCTCTGTAAGAGTTACAAGGATAAAAAATGAATGAGAGGTTGAAATCAGAGGCAGAAACTCACCagacaaggaaacaaataaagGAAGTAACTTCACAATTGTAATATTGAGGAGATCCCCTTCAGAGCCCTCAGCTCCTGGGAACACTGAGCTGCTAGTGGCAGTTCCTCCTGGGTCTGaatgtgcaggcagctgggtgACACCCCACACAGGTTACTATCACAATTTCTCTACTGTTCTATGCCATCTTTATGCAATGAAATCTTAAGGCTGATATTAGTTTCTTCCCCTCAGAAAGGTCACTTTGAGGGAGTTATACTACTTATTTCACTGCATGATTCTTTAATCATAAGCACTATTTCcgccccccctccccgcctTCTTGTTTGCCTTCGCTTGCTTAATTCACAGCACTGAAACACTTGCTAAGTTAACCTGAGGATTTCTAGCttctcatttcagttttctcatAGTTTGCTGTTTTGAATAGCCTCTCTCATCTCtcttgtaaaatgaaaacatgcaatCAAATTCTCAGGAAATATAATCAAATTCgtatgcttttttaaaacaagatgGCATAAAACTGCTGCGGTAACACTCTCTCCTTTAAACATGGAAAAGTAGTTAAAGGTATTTaggcagcatctcctccatAAATGTTCTCATTTTAAGTGGAAAGCGGGTCTCTGAATGGCCAAGTTTGTCATCTGTGTGCCAGATTTAAAAGATGCCCCAGTAACCgcagctgtgctggagctgatgGGAACCAGGAACAGTCCACAGCCCATGATGAGCGCCGTGGAGGGGTACCTGAGCCAGCCCCGCGGCGCCTGCCTGGGAGGAGCAGGGTCAGACACTCATGCAGAGCCGGGCTCACAGGGGCTGTGCGGTGCCTGCCCATAGCACAAGGCAACAGGACATGGGCACACGCAGTGGTGACAGTGACCACCACGGCAGGGACCTGTCACGGGCACCGCGATCCCTTTTTCCCCATGTCCAAGAACTcagttccagcccctgagcaCCAGTTCCCTGCCTCAGCATCACCGGCAGCCGCTACGGCTGCAGCCCAGTCAGAGGCTTGTCCCCGAGACACACGTTGTACCAGAGCACACTGTGAGCTGTCAGCAGTGTGTGTGATGGGGCGAAGGGGTTCCAGAGGGTTTCTGTCTCTGGAGTAATTCAGCAGATACACCAAAGGCAGCTTTTCAGTGGGAATACAACTAAATCACACTGACCGAgatctctgtgtgcagcactgccTTGAGCGGCTGCTGTACAGCACTTGCTTCCTCAAAAGGTTCATCAGTATTTTAGTAAAGTTTTTTTATTACCTCATTGGGTCTAGATCATTAGTTTCCTGCAAACAAAATTTAATAGGGAATCACTGAAAGCAATTACCTCACAGAGGTATTCTGTCAAGTGTGAGGCTTTTTCTAAGCAGTGCGAggataaaaggataaaaaaattCCCAAACAAATATCCCGTGTTCATATAGTTAAGGTTAATATGGGCAGTGAGGTCAAATGAGCTTACAGCCAAAAAGCATGatacacagcacacagcatcctGACTTCCCTTCTCACTTCCTAAACACCATACTAGCAAAGCTCTACTAGACATGAAAAGTAAATGATGTATTTACCTTTGAAGCTACTGTGTAGCTTCCAAATTAGTCAAAGCCATTTTTCTTACACTTGCAATTCATGCACTAAAACCAAAAATCCTCTCTACCTGCTAAGGGGGACAGGAAAACCTAGAGTGTTTCTTCTCATAAGAGTCAGCAGCAACAGACTGTGTCCTCCCcagcctgagctctgctgaTGGCGATTTCACCAAGCTCTGCTCTGCTACAAGAAACAGTAACGAAGGCAAATACACAGAGCAGATTTTCCTGTGCACGTGTGAGAATGCATGCGTGTGGCAAGGTGAGCTCTGCATTGAGAGAGAATTCTGACCTtgtaactgctgctttttgggACAAAGCTCAGATGTTTGCAGAGAGAGGATCATTCTGAAAGAAAGCACACTAAAAGCCCCActacacatatatgtatatatactttttttggggggggagaaTTTAAAGATActaaatttaaaatgcagtgtaaGAGTCACTGTTACTGTAGTTTCAGGTGTCTGTAACTCAAAAGCCATCAAcacagcaggcagggctgcaggcagattCAAATTCAAGTCAGCTTCGATGGCTTGAAGGAGTTAGTTATTCCATACACAATGAACATGCTCCCTGGCATGCCCACCTGAGCACATCTACCTTTAATGGAAACAAAGCAACTTGGTTCTTCTGGAACTGCTGagcagaacagcaaagcaaGCGTCCCTTGCTTATGGACAGTTAAGAGGACAACACTAAATATTTGTTAATCACAACTGACCCATTCTGAAAGAGGTATTGCAATTCCTGGAGGTTCAAACTGTTGGAGAATGGGATAAAGGGCACACTATCCTGCCTCTGTCCTGCAGGAATGTTGCTGCTTGAGTAAGATTCATCCTAGATGCTGCCTGACACAGAACTCTTGCCAGGCAAACACCCGGCTCCATACAGTCACTGCTGTTTACCTGGGTATTAACAGGGAATAAATACATTTAGCCCAGCATGGTCTGCACTGTCAGCACTGTCCAAAGCCCAGCAAGCATGCTATAAAAATTAAGCTTGTTTTACTTTAGGACAGAAAGGCTTTTAAATCAACCCTAGTCTGCTATTGATACCTTGCTGGCAACCCAGCaaggagggaaaacaaagggCAGATAAAAAGATCAGAAGTGAAAAGTACAGTGTTATACTGACAGTAATCCTCCAGGGAAAGAACATGCTTAGAAAAGCCTTACTCCTGCTTACTCTGAATAAGGGCTCGGAAAAATAAGACTCACTGGATTAGAACTGTTTCTGGAAAGGCAGTCTCCTGCTACAGGAGCTACTGTAACCCCCGATTTCTTGTTGAGCGAGTGATGGGGAGATCATGTGGCCCCAGACAGAAAGTATCAAAGTTTCCTATTAGCTACGTTTATAACTATGCCAAGAATTTGGTGTTGCGTTTAAAAGCATTCGGTTCAAAGCAGGTTTTGAGTGGGACACCTGgagaaaagtttattttgagGTGACAGTGCACATTCACCtcaggaacagcagcaacaaacgTAAGTTTCTATTTCGCATGGCTCGGATTGTTTCCCCACGCGTTTTCCACGGCACCGGGAGCATCACTGAACGCACACAAACGCGTGTCCTCTCACCACATCGTCCTTCGCGCACCTCTTGTGTGTCACCAGCAGCCACGCGCAGTTTGTCTTCCGGATCCCGCAGCTCTGCGTGCCCTGGGGATGGAGAGAAGCGGCTGAGCTGACCCGCGGGGCCGGCCCCTTCAGCGCAAACCACTCCGGTGTCACGGACCCGTCTGTACCAGCGGGCCCACTGATGCAGACCCCCGCGCTCACCGCGGTGCCGTCCTGCGCCAGGACCAGGCGGCCCgagcaggagctggtggtgcAGAACCGAGACCGCCCGTTCAGCAGCTGCACGACGGCGGCAGCGCCCTCGTCCAGGCCGCCCTTCCTGCTGGCGTCCGCCCGCGCCAGGCACTGCGACTTCCGCTGCACGAACGCCGCCATCAGCGGGGAACGGGGAACGGGGAACGGGGAACGGGGAACGGGGAACGGGGAACGGGGACCAGAACAGCCCCGCGAGGCCGACGGGAGCCTGCTGGGGTCAACCCCCACCACGCGGCGGGAGGGCGGGCGCGGCCTGCAGCTCATTACGCGTGTTAGGGGGCGGGGTCTGCCGAGTACGGGGCGGGGCCTTGGCACGGTGGCGTATCAGAAGGGGTCCTGGTGATGACGTACGTACCCGGGGCGGGGCTTGGCGGTGCTGATGCCGCTCCGTGCACAGCAGTCAGTGAGCTCTGGGGGTTCGTTGGGGTCTCTTGTGTCCGGTGCTTCCCCGGTTTGAGGAGAGCCAGGCCCCGCTTCCGGACCGCCCCGGGCCAGGGTTACCGGCGGCTGCTGTGAGGTGGGGAGGCCCCGGGCAGCCCTGAGCCGCCGCGGCCACGCTCTCTTCCCCGCCCCTGCTGCTGGGTGCTCGCAGGCGCCCGTCTCTGTTCGCGGCGCTTCAGCCCCAGCTGCCCGCGGCCCTCCCTGTCCTGGGCCCCTCGCTGCCAGCCCGCTGCCAGGTTCCTGCCGGGGGCCTGCCTGGTGCTGCGCGTCCCGGGGAGTGCTGAGCCCGGCGAGAGGCGTCTGCGGCTCTCGACGAGCT comes from the Melopsittacus undulatus isolate bMelUnd1 chromosome 6, bMelUnd1.mat.Z, whole genome shotgun sequence genome and includes:
- the TYW3 gene encoding tRNA wybutosine-synthesizing protein 3 homolog, whose amino-acid sequence is MAAFVQRKSQCLARADASRKGGLDEGAAAVVQLLNGRSRFCTTSSCSGRLVLAQDGTAGTQSCGIRKTNCAWLLVTHKRCAKDDVMTALEKATGDVVLKFEPFILHVLCQELQDAQLLHSVAVNSGFRNSGITVGRGGKIMMAVRSTHCLEVPLSHKGKLMVSEEYVEFLIDVANRKMEENTWRIDRFYKCLELALEAPTSADNSPGETGKNHSVYTRRRKRKTIQEQEAHTSPKDHSEEQGPVDDAETNLGIFAELMI